The genomic stretch TCTAAAATCATCTACAGCTTCTAAATAATATTTTAATATATCATTAGAGCAGTTTTTTATAACTTCTATGCCTAAAAAATTTTTATAATTTAAGTTTTCATCTCTTGTGCATAATAATGCTTCATACTGTTTGGAAAGTGCATCTGATATACCAGCTATAAAATAATTTTCAGGAGATTTTAATATAACATCAGTATTTATAAATGTGTGTAAAGGCGGTCTTTTCAAATTAAACATTTCTCTAAAACTTCCGTCATTATAATATATAACAGATGAACAAGTTACAGCAGCACAGTTTGAAGCTAATGTTGGAAATGTAAATATAGGCTTATTCATCATATTGGCTAAAACCTTTGATGTGTCTAATGCTCTTCCGCCTCCTACAGCAAATATCATATCTGCTTCCATAACTGCTTTTTTCTCTTTAAGTAAATCGATATTTTCAAATGTAGAATTTCCTCCGTAATGAAGCATTCCGGTTATATTTATGTCCTTTATATTATGTAGTATAAGCTCTATTGATGCCTGAAGAGATTTTTTGCCGGATATTATAACAGCTTTGTTTCCATAATTTGAACATATATCATATATATATTTATAAGCGTCTTTTCCTATACTGAAATTAGGTAAAAATAAATTTTCTGTGGTCATTTTTTCAATCCTTTTAATTAATATTATTATTTAAAATTTTAAGTAAGTTATTTTTTAATTCATTAAATTAT from Brachyspira murdochii DSM 12563 encodes the following:
- a CDS encoding iron-containing alcohol dehydrogenase family protein — translated: MTTENLFLPNFSIGKDAYKYIYDICSNYGNKAVIISGKKSLQASIELILHNIKDINITGMLHYGGNSTFENIDLLKEKKAVMEADMIFAVGGGRALDTSKVLANMMNKPIFTFPTLASNCAAVTCSSVIYYNDGSFREMFNLKRPPLHTFINTDVILKSPENYFIAGISDALSKQYEALLCTRDENLNYKNFLGIEVIKNCSNDILKYYLEAVDDFRNKKVTDALNRVILHIIYTVGLTSIMIKDNYHMSLHNGLKKLKAVGEKLLHGELVSYAILLLLTMDKQYDARDDIFKFNKFMSLPTCLKDIGINNLSLEDEDFNTALDGTLALDELNISSYKADKETILKAIIDLEHYNNSQYIK